The following DNA comes from Amycolatopsis solani.
AGGTCCAGGCCCGGCGGGGTGTAGATGTCCTTCATCAGCGACTTCCACCAGCGTTCGCGCCCGTCGCCGCGGCTTTCGAGTTCCGTGATGAGGTCGAGGTCGGCGAGCTTGCGGAGGTGGTAGCTGGTCGTCCCGGTGCTCTCGCCGAGGGCCTTGGCGACGCTCGTCGAGTTCGCCTCGCCGTGTTTGCCCAGGTAGGACAAGATGTCCCGGCGGACGGGGCTGGCCAATGCCTTCGAGAAGGCCTTGAGATCCGGGCCGGTGAGCACGCGCTTCTCGGGACGTTGGACCATGGCCGCAGCGTACTACAGAGACTGTTTGCAAAAAATCTCTGCAATCGGCTACCTTGGATCGGGAGATCGGGGGTTGCGATGAAGAAGCTGTTCTGGGCGGCACAGCACTGGTGGCCGGCTTGGACGGGGTTCGACGCGGCGGAGGCGTGCGGCCTGCTCGCCACGGCCTGGCTGCTCGGCCGCGGCGACCCGCGGACGCCGTTCGCGGCCATCGGGACGGCGA
Coding sequences within:
- a CDS encoding ArsR/SmtB family transcription factor — encoded protein: MVQRPEKRVLTGPDLKAFSKALASPVRRDILSYLGKHGEANSTSVAKALGESTGTTSYHLRKLADLDLITELESRGDGRERWWKSLMKDIYTPPGLDLTPDEREAALKLGALKMSHDLGLVTRAYAGYDSAAGWNQIYRSGLHLTKEQIASFVEEYQNLVWKYVTEPGQHPEGSRAIAVRLVVVPEDDDDESTED